One Castanea sativa cultivar Marrone di Chiusa Pesio chromosome 4, ASM4071231v1 DNA window includes the following coding sequences:
- the LOC142632262 gene encoding putative calcium-binding protein CML16 → MAAPHLDHLNQLKAIFARFDMDSDGSLTILELAALLRSLGLKPSGDQIHVLLANMDSNGNGSVEFDELVNAILPDMKEEVLINQEQLMEVFRSFDRDGNGYITAAELAGSMAKMGQPLTYKELTEMIKEADTNGDGVISFNEFAAVMAKSASDFLGLSLW, encoded by the coding sequence ATGGCTGCACCTCATCTTGATCATCTTAATCAATTAAAAGCCATATTTGCAAGATTTGACATGGACTCAGATGGTAGCCTGACCATTCTAGAGCTTGCAGCACTCCTAAGGTCCCTAGGACTCAAGCCATCAGGTGACCAAATTCATGTCCTATTAGCCAACATGGACTCCAATGGGAATGGCTCTGTGGAATTTGATGAATTGGTCAATGCCATTTTGCCTGACATGAAGGAAGAAGTATTGATAAACCAAGAACAACTTATGGAGGTTTTTCGTTCCTTtgatagggatggcaatggctACATTACTGCGGCTGAGTTAGCAGGGTCCATGGCCAAAATGGGTCAACCACTAACGTATAAGGAGCTGACAGAGATGATCAAAGAGGCTGATACTAATGGAGATGGTGTCATTAGTTTCAATGAATTTGCGGCTGTAATGGCTAAATCTGCCTCAGATTTCCTAGGCCTCTCTTTGTGGTGA